From the genome of Triticum aestivum cultivar Chinese Spring chromosome 3B, IWGSC CS RefSeq v2.1, whole genome shotgun sequence, one region includes:
- the LOC123070230 gene encoding uncharacterized protein isoform X1, with the protein MSVSDEAHALVSYTDNNKEVKVWSCDHQNCTVISTVSLAMHTQPKTVECKRSTSYEAGGIVLAVSKKGVAYVWDLQTLSQDQVLPTKISVKKSLDKKGRVSIILARLCDAEEDNIIKVHVVFGSLDCLQFKIVVLGENCEDINLVAESDALASEEQDAKVNNKMDDEQDRQENTNLTRQGRPNKRTASVLDSITDTVKEGNPEYNLDEPTMEQKLESLNLLNKSEFLEEQSASLAPPSADSVYILLKQALRADDHAELLKCMYNRDEKVIVKSVSLLTPGDALKLLKFFVSSIQSRGAKLVCLLPWLQTLLSRHMSSIVSQESSLLLLNSLYQLIDARTSTFKSALQLSTTLDYRFSEIADEETDEEEAAAPIIYEDKDTEDEESDIDAMETDGESEELGDSDGSERVL; encoded by the exons ATGTCTGTGTCCGATGAAGCACACGCATTAGTTTCTTATACTGACAATAATAAAGAAGTCAAAGTCTGGTCTTGTGATCACCAAAATTGCACTGTCATTTCTACAGTCTCCCTTGCCATGCATACTCAGCCAAAGACAGTAGAGTGTAAAAGGAGCACATCATATGAAGCCGGGGGAATTGTTCTTGCAGTATCAAAGAAAGGTGTGGCTTATGTGTGGGATTTGCAGACCCTTTCCCAAGATCAAGTACTGCCCACCAAAATCTCAGTAAAAAAATCACTTGATAAAAAGGGCCGTGTGTCAATTATTTTAGCTAGGTTATGTGATGCCGAAGAAGACAACATAATTAAGGTTCATGTTGTGTTTGGATCACTAGACTGTTTACAGTTCAAGATTGTTGTATTGGGTGAGAATTGTGAGGACATCAACTTGGTTGCGGAATCTGATGCATTAGCTTCAGAAGAGCAAGATGCAAAAG TAAATAACAAGATGGATGATGAACAAGATCGACAGGAGAATACAAACCTCACTCGTCAAGGAAGACCAAACAAAAGGACAGCATCTGTTTTGGATTCTATCACTG ACACAGTCAAGGAGGGGAATCCAGAGTATAATCTAGATGAACCAACTATGGAGCAGAAACTCGAGAGTCTAAATTTGCTCAATAAGTCTGAATTCCTTGAAGAGCAATCAGCCTCTCTGGCGCCGCCGAGTGCGGATTCAGTCTATATTTTGCTGAAGCAAGCTTTGCGTGCTGATGATCACGCTGAATTGTTGAAATGCATGTACAATAGAGATGAAAAG GTCATTGTAAAGTCAGTATCACTCCTAACACCAGGAGATGCTCTGAAGCTTCTCAAGTTCTTCGTGTCGTCAATACAATCTAG GGGTGCAAAGCTGGTTTGTTTGCTCCCGTGGCTTCAAACTTTACTTAGCCGGCACATGAGCAGCATCGTGTCGCAGGAGTCTTCTCTGCTGTTGCTCAATTCACTCTATCAG CTTATTGATGCAAGAACGTCGACCTTCAAATCAGCACTTCAACTCTCTACTACCCTTGATTACCGTTTCAGTGAG ATTGCTGATGAAGAAACTGACGAGGAAGAGGCGGCCGCACCGATTATCTACGAGGACAAGGACACAGAGGACGAAGAATCTGACATCGATGCTATGGAAACCGATGGGGAGAGTGAAGAGCTCGGCGATTCAGATGGAAGTGAGAGAGTATTATGA